From a region of the Triticum aestivum cultivar Chinese Spring chromosome 7D, IWGSC CS RefSeq v2.1, whole genome shotgun sequence genome:
- the LOC123169482 gene encoding uncharacterized protein → MEQFHHGQHVRLRSRVHGTYLHADEDGYGVNLRVRRASMNAAWAVHRYPGENGQYLLLHSAAYGHYLAATDAPAPLGHRGLRVEQRDYDHPEVQPVVWQAILSESEEEVYLRNIGGVCLRANGRYWNTDASVDFVDDLDNISRKMLWVVEQIPAREVMPPLPRPIGLPHPMLRSRMIMYVWRNIHGELITRGSFVFSGRSVFRLRKRLARRLGAMAILDDSELVMGLPTRDGRMFPLVVDLASSGETLHIFVVIVGSPAHAALRYADVDAE, encoded by the exons ATGGAGCAGTTCCATCACGGCCAGCACGTGCGGCTGCGCAGCCGCGTGCACGGCACGTACCTGCACGCCGACGAGGACGGCTATGGCGTCAACCTCCGCGTCCGCCGGGCGTCTATGAACGCGGCTTGGGCGGTGCACCGGTACCCGGGCGAGAACGGACAGTACCTGCTCCTCCACAGCGCCGCCTACGGCCACTACCTCGCCGCCACGGACGCACCGGCGCCGCTAGGCCACCGCGGGCTCCGCGTCGAGCAGCGCGACTACGACCATCCTGAGGTGCAGCCAGTCGTCTGGCAGGCCATCCTGTCAGAATCCGAGGAAGAGGTCTACCTCCGCAACATCGGCGGCGTCTGCCTCCGCGCCAACGGGAGGTACTGGAACACCGACGCCAGCGTCGACTTCGTCGACGACCTCGACAACATCAGCAGGAAGATGCTCTGGGTCGTGGAGCAAATCCCCGCCAGGGAGGTCATGCCTCCGCTTCCACGTCCGATTGGG CTTCCCCACCCCATGTTGCGGTCGCGGATGATCATGTACGTGTGGCGGAACATCCACGGGGAACTCATCACCCGCGGCTCGTTCGTGTTCAGTGGGAGGTCCGTGTTCCGCCTGAGGAAGCGGCTAGCCAGGCGGCTGGGCGCCATGGCAATCTTGGACGACTCCGAACTCGTCATGGGCCTCCCCACACGTGATGGCCGGATGTTTCCACTCGTCGTCGACCTGGCCAGCAGCGGCGAGACCCTCCacatcttcgtcgtcatcgtcggGTCGCCTG CCCACGCGGCGCTGCGGTATGCGGATGTCGATGCAGAGTAG